The genomic stretch tcttgatttcAGTGGACCAGAAACATGTCGAGAAAGTTTACATTCTTGCTGTCCTCTTTTAGTTGTTTTGCCGCCATTGAGGCCTCATTCTTGGTGACCATCAACCCTACAAGAGTAGAAACAGGCATTACCCATAATGTGACAGTCACTTGCAGCTACTGGGGAGAGAGCTCTTTAAGTTCTCTTGAGAAGATCACAATGATCCGCATCTTGCACCAGAAAACGACGGAGCCTTTCTCTGTGGTGGCGGAGATACGAGACAACGAGAACAACGTCCACACCTCCGGCCTGAATTCCGGCGTCGTTGTGTCCGGTGCAATCAAGACCCTTGATGATTCGTTCGTCGAGATTCTATGGCCCGTGGCCACACCTGATCTCTATGGTCACTATCGGTGTGACGTAATCGGCTTCTCGATCACCCAAGACATCATCACGGAGAAGTCGCCCATCGTGTCCATCCTGGAGACGAACGTCACAGCCAACGACGTGCTGGAACTGTTGATCAGGGAGAAGGAAGAAATGAAGAGCTACTGCGATGCCAGGGTGGCGGCTTCCGAAAGCAACTTCCAGACGCTGCTGAACAACCTGAGGAGGGAAGAGGCCAGCAACAATGACATCCTGGAGAACACGTTGAGGGGAGAGCTGTCTGCGCTGAGAGAGGATGTCAACAGGCTGATGGAGACCGGAGTCCTCCAGTACTGGCCTGAAGGCACGTATGCTCTTCTATCGCCTCAAGCAGGATGCCCGAACAACGTTGGAGCCATCTGGACAACAGGCTTAGTCAAGATTCACACTGAGTCGACTGACCGGAATTACGACCAGGTTTCAACAAATTCCCATCTTTTGGCTCCTGTCCTTGAAAGGGCCGGAACGAACAACTTCATGTATCAACACTTCTGTGTTTCAACCACTCTCTCCCCAGGAGCGGCTTGGCCGAAAGGATCTTACTGTATCAACCGCAAGGGAGATAAATGCCCGACTGGATTCGAAACCGGATCAATCCAGTGGAACGAAGAAAGAACCGGCTCCGCGGGTGCCACCACAGGAGCTATTCCTGACGGCACCTATACAGCAGCTAttgcc from Biomphalaria glabrata chromosome 9, xgBioGlab47.1, whole genome shotgun sequence encodes the following:
- the LOC106064712 gene encoding uncharacterized protein LOC106064712, which translates into the protein MSRKFTFLLSSFSCFAAIEASFLVTINPTRVETGITHNVTVTCSYWGESSLSSLEKITMIRILHQKTTEPFSVVAEIRDNENNVHTSGLNSGVVVSGAIKTLDDSFVEILWPVATPDLYGHYRCDVIGFSITQDIITEKSPIVSILETNVTANDVLELLIREKEEMKSYCDARVAASESNFQTLLNNLRREEASNNDILENTLRGELSALREDVNRLMETGVLQYWPEGTYALLSPQAGCPNNVGAIWTTGLVKIHTESTDRNYDQVSTNSHLLAPVLERAGTNNFMYQHFCVSTTLSPGAAWPKGSYCINRKGDKCPTGFETGSIQWNEERTGSAGATTGAIPDGTYTAAIAKIFYCCRNDSDPFHPVYLPKARPFYLYRFKGTCQDVVGMKVTPELMVFDTDTTNADAYDNDWHPDGQINDVHLLLCYYEERV